In Neodiprion virginianus isolate iyNeoVirg1 chromosome 6, iyNeoVirg1.1, whole genome shotgun sequence, the genomic window TATTGGCTCTGTCGAGAGCCTGACACAAACTGTAAACTTTGGCTGGGATATACCAAGTACAGACCTGCAAATAAAACCAAAGTTTCATAGCTTTGGTCACTCCAAATCTAGCTAAATGTTATAGAGATTTTATTACGAATCTACACATATGTTCTTGCATAATGACAATTCTCTGAAAACGCCGATTTTTACAGTCATAAACCAGTTTTTGTAAGTATAATTCAAACTTAAATCAAGCTCCATCGCACCTTGATAGCATGGTTGAATATAATCAAAGGCGAAAATCAAAGACATTGCGAAAAGAAATGTATGTTCATTAAATTTCGCTATTATCTGCTGACATTCTGTGCAGTTTTTTCCggaatttcgtaatttttctcattctatCAGAAAATTCCGTTCGCTTCACCGGTATTTAGTTGTATAAAAAGAGAAACTTACAATCCTGTCTTGTGTTTGAATTATACTTTAAAACATTTGTAAGAGTGCCTGTAAAGAACAGTTACataaagaaatattatttacaagCATTTGATATACTAAGGTTTACCAGAACAACAGTTACATGTCTCATGAACTATACTTCTGTACATTTTTGTGCCTAAACCAGATCTTGATGAAACATGCCCAAGAATTCCTCGAAGATGTATATCAGTTTTTTTTGAGGTGTAAGTAGATCTCCGGTCATTTATTTTTGGAATATCACTTGAAATAATGatcataataatttataactaTAGTGTTAAGTTGTTACCTACAGTACAGTCTGGAATACTGTAtatgttaattattatcatcttCTATTAGGGTTTTTGAAAACTCGTTCATGAAAGATGGGCCAATGGTGGAAGTTATGtttaaaaacataatataacaataaatacacTACTACTTCTATAAAATTCATGCGTTAGTTTATTCATATAGTAAGACGTTTTTGATATAACTAATAGCATATAACATAGAACGAGGAGCACTTGTTGATAAAATTCtaaatgaccaaaaataaaTGTAGTATTATTAGCGTAATTGACCTAATTTTTTAGCTGCTGCCATTGCATTTTCATTGGCTATCATTTGAAATTCTTGAAAGCGTTGGGAGACCCTCTGATTCATCTTCATATATTTCTCCATACAATTCAGCGCACATTTCTCCTCTTTGGTTCTCACTTCTCGTGTTGTAAAATCGGTTATACAGTCAATGAAGCAGATTTCCGATAGCTTATTGTATGATGTCAAGAAGTCTCTAAACTgaaaagttataaaattattccaataataaatatgttttattaaatattttactatGTCAAATTTAAACGATTAATTATATCGTTACACTTCGAATTTTTACCAGACTGTAGGACAAGACGAAAGTACGTTTAAATTACTTTTGCTGAAAGTTGTAATAGATCAACATTCGTAATTTTACTTCAACGGTATAAGATATTGGTAACTCTATTATACATAATCTAAATTGGCCTTCATATGAACAAGTGTTACATAGAATGACAACTTTCTTGAACTCAATTTGGGAATACGTTCGAATATTTGGGTTACGTTAGAGTTGTTAAGGAATTATTAGTCCTTTAAAACAAGCTAGTAAATTCAAAACTTAGCAACGTGGACAAACGATAACCTAAAAATATTATGACTGCAGATGATGTCTACCGTAATAGCAAATCAAAGCGTAATATAACAGATATAAGACTTGACATGGAATTCGGTTCCCATAGAggattttcttatatttttgatattcaaatttgagaTCCTTGAGAAGTTCAGAATTGAAGTGGTCCTCACTCAGTCGCATGTATTTTGACACATAAAACGAATACTTGCCGACTTGATTTGCTCCGCATCAACTTCAGTCGGCATTTCCATTTTTAGTATTCAAGTTTTGATTGACTAGAATGTTAAGTAAGGATTCGCAAATCCAACAAGATATTTCATTAGTAGTACGTCCCAATAAAACTGTGGCAATCTATATACGTGGAAGTTGCGAATTTTACTGGTCAATAAGAAACTCCGAATTTATCTAGTCAATCTTTGGGTTTAGAATATTTCTACAGCTGATGTAAAGAGTTGGCAAATACAAATTATGTGTAAAATCGGTATTCTTGCACGTTAGGATCAGAGATGGTTCAATTTACTGCGTTTCCATGTCTGAAGTTAGTTAAAAGTACTGCCCTCCAAACGTTTATTCGTATGGTATGAATCGTGGTTTGGACTGCCCCCACCCCTTAtagcataaaaataaatcgactTCAGTTAGGCACTAGTTCCAGGAGTTTGTCCAATCCCGGCGGATTTAACTTACGGCAGCTCCTCATTAACTGTAAATTgcattgaaattcaatgtcCCGAATAGAAAACCTCTTGTTGGTAGTTTTCGGTTGTTTATCATAGCAGACTATTCGagaatttcagaattccatgacatttccaGGTGTTCCAGAATTCCCTGACGAGTGGTCACACTGGCTAAGTATATGGAGCGCACGGTAACATTAGTtattgttgttcttgttgtcTTTCCTATGAATAGTACCGTTTACTGACTTGAGTTGCGCGACGCAGAATATAGAGATCAGGTGATACAACTTCAGTCAACGTATTGGTTATACCGGTTATACCATAGAAATTAGTGATGATGCTACCTCCACGGTTATAAGCCTTATGTAGAGTGGTGCAGCCAGTGTAGCCATGCTATAGATCGTAAAACATGTACAGCAGCGAACATAACACGGtggtaaaaattgtaactaTTCTAGACGACACTTTTTGGAGTTCAGCTTACGCCACAAATGCATTAGAGTTCGGTCTCCTTCCCTCCAGTCTTCCTGGACGGGACTATCAAATTAAACATGGCGCCTGCTAGGTTATTGTCGTGAgtggtaatttattttctggtgttaatgtgaaaatttcacaggTTTTCCGGGCCGATGCGGAGCGCGGCGCGTACGGGAAGGCGTCCCGGCCTCGTTCGCCCCGGTTTAAACGTAACTCTGTTATCAGAACGCCAATAAAACATATAAATTGACTTGCATAAACAGTGGGTTGTGGGTATACACACCCTGACGCGAGATCCCTCGAGTATATCCTCAGCTTTATGGGTTTCTCCTATATTTGTGACGTAGTTAGTAGTTTCTTATTGACTGTTGTTCACCCTCGCAAACAAATACTCTGGCTGATTGGTGATAATTGTATATTAAAACCCGAAAATGTCGAGGTTTTGTACAGTGTTTTCTTCAGTGGGATAAGAGCCACCATCGGCTGCTTGAAGATCACTTTGGTAAATATATGGATTTTGTTTCTCTGCCACTTTATTTCACAGTCTAATCTATAAACTTTCATATCTGTCACGTGATGACATTAACGGatgataagttttttttttcgtttattttatttattttttaatgcatCTCAAATATGGCAGTGAATGAACCTCGACATTAAAACAAGTCAATTAGTATGCACATCATCACACTAACCTGTATCATGCATTATTTTACAGTAATCTAATTAATTAGATTTTatgcgaaattttattcaccaaTTTCGACATATTTATTAACCTGAGAAATATACAGTCAattatcaattcaattatATCCATACTAGTAGttaaagaatatttcatttcatctttGACTATGTTTACagaaaatcaataaaaaaaaaaaatcaataatactGAATTTCCACTTCCAAACATCTTCGAACTctaatcaaatttataaatagGCCTGATTTGGCCTTCATTATCAATAGATTTAACAGGTTATTGCGTCAATATGCCtgctgttattttttttttgttaatttctattgaataaattataaaagtatTGGCTCCATTTctatattcgaaaaatattaactAAGTAATATGAAATAAGACTTTTGACTtgaattatattcattttggTTAGATGCCGTAAAGAAATGAAACCAACATCCAATTTTTGAATACTATGATTTGTAGCAAAAACCATATGTACCCGATATCTATCTCTCTTGAGGTTTGTGAACATGGTtgtaatgttttttgtttttttctattctcaaGTTTTAGCTCTTTTAAGTAAATCTGATTGCATTTTGCAAAACTAGCTATGTTAACGCTCTCTGCTGCTCATCAGCtcttttctaaatttcaattcaacattGCATACTCCTACATTCCTTAAAAGCAAGGAAATGCACCATTCATAATTCATACTTACATGAACCTGCTTTTAAATATGAATCTTtggttttgataatttttcaaaattgttaatttaCTAGTGATAAACCAGTTAGAGAAATGACACATCAGCTGCAGATATTGTTCAGtggctgaaatttttctttccttgtaAGCTGCTTACAGCCTAAAGATTGTACTCGTGAGCTATCATTAATTCTTAAATGGCTTAAAAAtgtcgtttaaaaaatttttcttgtctattaacaaataatgaaatgtaaaaatggAAACCAGCTGTATCAACAACAGCTGAAAACTATGTAGAGATCAATTTTGTTAAAAAGGATAACAGCGGAAAGGCTTGGGCCTTATGCCGCCTGCCGGGCTATCGGCACGAGGTTTGTCTACTTTGATGGACCACGGACATCCGGACGCTCGTCATCAGAGCGAGCGATTTTTACATTATCCGGAGAATGGCTCCACACGCTATCAGACTCAAAGCAATACCAATTCACCGAGATATCAGCCGAGCAACAGAGGCACCCACCATTGGACGAGGTAATCAGATACGCTACGGTTGCATAAATGGGAGTGAAATAAGCTTAATAaccattttttgaaactataAAAAGATTACGTTgataaagtaaaaattgaaaatccttGTTCTTTCACAAATATCTGAACCTAAGCTtatgtttttttcacttaGCTACTTTATTTTTACCTTGTTGCACCATTGATTTGTGTTGGTATTAAACGACACAGTTTCCATTATTacatgaaaatgataataatagttattatcaatataaaatttgttaagtaagaaaaaaattgttatggACTAGCCACGGATATTCAGAGGCACGTGCTTCGAACAATAACATGTCGGACAGCAGCGTTTCTGACACACATAGTGGTGGCACGGCTAAAACCGTATCCCAACAAACCAGCCCATCTCATGGAACGTATTCCTCGTCACAATCGCAAAATGACAATAGCTCCATTATTTTCACCGCTCTATTTGATTACGTTGCTCAGGGTGAAGATGAGCTAACGCTTCAAAGAGGTGAAACTGTTGAGGTAATTCAATTAGATatcaatatttcttttcaaatgtgtgtgcatatatatattcttgcCTAACATAAAATATCAAGAAACTCTTAAGTATATACTTGTTGTatcaatatatttattttacattattaaAAAGTAAGTTCCAAGTTTAAGTAAAACATCAGATGTATTATTTGTATTCTACTAGGTTCTGTCGaaagattcaaaaatttccggCGATGAAGGATGGTGGACGGGTAAAATTCATGGAAAGGTGGGAATATTTCCTGCCAATTTTGTTGCTAAAGCTGATAGTATCGACAAGGTCTCTTCAGTTATTGACAAAGTTCAACCAGTAGAAAtcgattttgatgaattaCAATTAGAGGAGGTCATCGGTGTTGGAGGTTTTGGAAAAGTCTATAGGTGAGTGTGGGGCAACTTCATCTAATATATGATTTGTAACGAGGAACTTGTTTCActgttgaataatttctttagcAAATCTTATTATCAGATCCGGGAATTGTACCTGGATCTATAACTGTTTGATTGGTTTCTTACTACCATGATTATGCTAGATTGCCTGGTAATTTGAACATCTTATTGGCTATCAAGTTGACAAGTGCCTAATCCTATGAAGGAATCACATGAACTTATTGTgcttattttgaataattgttaATCAAAGAATTTCCTACCAAGAGAATTTGGTTGAAGAGATACATTACTTTTATTGAATGTGTTAGTATTCCAGGTAGTAGTAGTATAATACATCATCAGTTTTCCTTGAAATCTCGCAAAATTCGTGCACATAGCTAATGATAAATCGAAGTCCAAAGTTACGCTCTAATGGAAAACTTACACCAGATCACGTttgtaatataaaaatcaatttataagAACTTGAGGGTCTACTAATGAATTGTTGTTGCAGTTAAAAAGTACGTATTTAAGATCTCTTGCAAAGAAATgggtgataaataaaatttttatctaattATCTGAATTAACGAGTACCGTAGCACATAGTGCAGCTAACAGAGCAGACCGATAATGTTCACGAGCAGTTTCTTTTCTGCTTTCCAAGCCTAAAGTTGATGAACCCCTGTAATGGATTAGTTAATATTCAGTGAAGTGGTAAATTTGATATTAACACCGTTacatttaaagaaaaaaaacgtatgCAGTACTCTATAAAATGTATTGTATCACAAAATACTATCCGAGACAGACTAGAATTAACTTCATGTAATCCTCCGGTTCTTAGatcgttttcaaaattttccaatttttttttttttttattaattttttattttttactgtcAGTTCCCGCCATACCCGTTAGAGAATGTCCCCAGAGATCTACCATAGACCTGTGCGGGGCAAGGGAAGAGATGGATTAGTGACCATCATTATGCGGcctatcattattatcattattcataATTCAAGTGGTTAATTGGTGCAATTGATTTTACTTAGTAATTAAGATTTCCTGATGAGATTTTAATCCATTTGCTGCAACATAAATGATTAATTTCCTTTTAATTCCCACAGGGGCTATTGGCAAAAGCATGAAGTAGCTGTTAAAGCAGCTCGCCAAGACCCTGACGAAG contains:
- the LOC124307824 gene encoding mitochondrial import inner membrane translocase subunit Tim9 — its product is MEMPTEVDAEQIKSFRDFLTSYNKLSEICFIDCITDFTTREVRTKEEKCALNCMEKYMKMNQRVSQRFQEFQMIANENAMAAAKKLGQLR